Proteins from one Staphylococcus saprophyticus subsp. saprophyticus ATCC 15305 = NCTC 7292 genomic window:
- a CDS encoding ABC transporter ATP-binding protein, whose product MLNLTDVSFSYKHEAILKKIQLSIQADEIVGIVGESGSGKTTLAKIMLGLLQPTHGEVITHKERVLPIFQHAVDSFNPKFKIRKSMEEPIKYQRRGESQKAAQRLSDLMAYMQLDTKLMDRLPEELSGGQLQRFNTIRTLMLEPDILICDEITASLDVIAEQRMIDILRHYYKTTHKGMILISHDLAFLNQIVNRFIVMKNGEIVDDFETKDLFNVTRHEYTKTLLSIY is encoded by the coding sequence ATGCTTAATTTAACAGACGTTAGCTTTAGCTATAAACATGAAGCTATTTTAAAAAAGATTCAATTATCCATACAAGCCGACGAGATTGTCGGAATCGTTGGTGAAAGTGGTTCTGGTAAGACGACACTAGCAAAAATAATGCTCGGATTACTTCAACCAACACATGGTGAAGTTATCACGCATAAGGAACGCGTTTTACCAATATTTCAACATGCTGTAGATAGCTTTAATCCTAAATTTAAAATTAGAAAATCTATGGAAGAGCCAATAAAGTATCAACGTAGAGGGGAATCACAAAAGGCGGCGCAACGCTTGTCTGATTTAATGGCCTATATGCAATTAGATACAAAATTGATGGATCGATTGCCTGAAGAGTTAAGTGGTGGCCAATTGCAGCGTTTTAATACGATACGTACATTAATGTTAGAACCTGACATACTTATTTGTGACGAAATTACAGCAAGCTTAGATGTCATTGCAGAACAACGTATGATTGATATATTAAGGCATTATTATAAAACAACACATAAAGGCATGATATTAATATCACATGATCTTGCGTTTCTAAATCAAATTGTTAATCGATTCATTGTAATGAAAAATGGTGAAATTGTAGATGATTTTGAAACTAAAGATTTATTTAATGTTACGCGTCATGAATATACTAAAACACTACTTTCTATTTATTAG
- the nikC gene encoding nickel transporter permease, with protein MKQINRRNMIFYAFAVYFVVLIIAQFFVSSYSAYEVNLGSSLETPNLTHWLGTDDYGRDLFSRVIIGARYTLIISLITLFITVIIGVPLGLLAGYKKGIVDTFIMRLIDIGLSIPEFVLMIALASFFKPSIWNLVIAITIIKWMTYTRLTRSVVSSEINKPYIQMARLFHVPTHVIIFKHFMPQVMPSIIVLMTVDFGKIILYISSLSFLGLGAQPPSPEWGAMLNVGRDYISSYPLLIIVPACLITVTILLFNLAGDALRDRLLKGQRDVND; from the coding sequence ATGAAGCAGATTAACCGACGAAATATGATATTTTATGCATTTGCGGTTTATTTTGTTGTACTTATCATTGCACAGTTTTTTGTATCGTCTTATAGTGCATACGAAGTCAATTTAGGCAGTAGTTTGGAAACGCCAAATTTAACACATTGGTTAGGTACGGATGATTACGGACGTGATTTATTTTCAAGAGTGATTATCGGTGCTAGATATACATTGATTATAAGTTTAATTACGCTGTTTATTACAGTTATCATTGGTGTGCCATTAGGCCTGCTTGCTGGCTATAAGAAAGGTATCGTGGATACGTTCATTATGCGCTTGATTGATATTGGATTAAGCATTCCTGAGTTTGTGTTAATGATTGCATTAGCTAGTTTTTTCAAACCGAGTATTTGGAACCTTGTCATTGCGATTACAATTATCAAGTGGATGACCTATACAAGATTAACGCGATCAGTAGTTAGTAGTGAAATCAATAAACCATATATACAGATGGCAAGGTTATTTCATGTACCGACACATGTCATTATTTTTAAACATTTTATGCCGCAAGTGATGCCATCTATTATTGTATTAATGACGGTAGATTTTGGGAAAATAATATTATATATTTCTTCACTTTCATTTTTAGGATTAGGTGCACAACCACCATCTCCTGAATGGGGCGCGATGCTCAATGTAGGCAGAGATTATATTAGTTCCTACCCATTACTGATTATTGTGCCAGCCTGTTTAATTACTGTTACGATTTTATTATTTAACTTAGCAGGCGACGCGCTGAGAGATAGGTTATTGAAAGGACAACGTGATGTGAATGACTAA
- a CDS encoding APC family permease, whose protein sequence is MKGFFNKILKREDPSVYQVKDAHLNRTLRVKDFLALGVGTIVSTSIFTLPGVVAAQHTGPAVALSFLLAAVVAGLVSFAYAEMSSAMPFAGSAYSWINVVFGEVFGWVAGWALLAEYFIAVAFVASGFSANLRGLVSPLGIELPKSLSNTLGTDGGIIDIVAAVVILLTACLLSYGVSAAARIENILVVIKVLAVLLFIVVGLTAIDLSNYVPFIPEHKVTETGSFGGWQGIYAGVSMIFLAYIGFDSIAANSAEAINPQKTMPRGILGSLAIAVILFVAVSLVLVGMFTYSAYADNAEPVGWALRQSGFGVVAAIVQAISVIGMFTALIGMMLAGSRLLYSFGRDGLLPSWLGKLNKKNLPNRSLIILTVIAVIIGSMFPFAFLAQLISAGTLVAFMFVSIGIFGLRPREGKDIPMPAFKMPFYPVMPIITFVSVVVVFWGLGAEAKLYTLIWFIIGLLIYLLYGVKHSKKRQS, encoded by the coding sequence ATGAAAGGTTTTTTTAATAAGATTTTAAAAAGAGAAGATCCTTCCGTCTATCAAGTGAAGGATGCACATTTAAATAGAACATTACGTGTAAAAGATTTCCTTGCTTTAGGTGTTGGTACCATTGTTTCAACTTCTATTTTTACATTACCAGGTGTAGTCGCAGCACAGCATACTGGGCCAGCAGTTGCACTTTCGTTCTTATTAGCTGCAGTTGTAGCGGGTCTCGTATCTTTTGCTTATGCTGAAATGTCATCGGCAATGCCGTTTGCTGGTTCAGCATATTCTTGGATTAATGTCGTATTTGGGGAGGTATTCGGTTGGGTTGCCGGTTGGGCATTGTTAGCTGAATACTTTATAGCCGTCGCCTTTGTTGCCTCTGGTTTTTCGGCAAATTTACGTGGTCTCGTCTCACCATTAGGGATTGAATTACCCAAATCATTATCCAATACATTAGGGACAGATGGAGGCATCATTGATATCGTTGCCGCTGTGGTCATTTTACTTACTGCTTGTCTCTTGTCATATGGTGTTTCGGCAGCAGCACGTATTGAAAATATACTCGTTGTAATTAAAGTTTTAGCTGTTTTACTATTTATCGTAGTAGGTTTAACCGCTATTGATTTAAGCAATTATGTACCATTTATACCTGAACATAAAGTAACTGAAACAGGTTCCTTTGGTGGTTGGCAAGGTATTTATGCAGGTGTATCAATGATATTCTTAGCATATATTGGTTTTGATTCAATTGCAGCAAATTCGGCTGAAGCAATTAATCCACAAAAAACAATGCCTCGCGGTATCTTAGGGTCATTAGCAATAGCTGTCATTCTATTTGTCGCAGTATCACTTGTCCTTGTAGGTATGTTTACTTATTCAGCTTATGCTGATAATGCTGAACCTGTTGGTTGGGCCTTAAGACAAAGTGGTTTTGGTGTTGTGGCAGCTATTGTGCAAGCAATTTCTGTTATTGGTATGTTCACAGCCCTTATTGGAATGATGTTAGCTGGCTCACGTCTACTATATTCCTTTGGTCGTGATGGTTTATTACCTTCTTGGTTAGGAAAACTAAACAAGAAAAATTTACCTAATCGTTCATTAATTATTTTAACCGTGATTGCAGTTATCATTGGCTCTATGTTCCCATTCGCCTTCCTTGCGCAGTTAATTTCTGCAGGAACCTTGGTCGCATTTATGTTTGTTTCCATTGGTATTTTTGGGTTACGCCCAAGAGAAGGAAAAGATATTCCGATGCCAGCTTTTAAAATGCCATTCTACCCTGTTATGCCAATCATCACGTTTGTCAGTGTCGTTGTTGTATTCTGGGGCTTAGGTGCTGAAGCAAAATTATACACACTCATCTGGTTTATTATTGGGTTGCTCATTTACCTTCTATATGGTGTGAAGCATTCTAAAAAACGTCAATCTTAA
- a CDS encoding universal stress protein, which yields MYKKILLAYDFDNSFNNVPKELENLTNGVENAEVTVFNVIPESELETSVRYDNKHFEDLANEKNEVLSPFIQQLEALDLTVTVKFSAGYIKQAILTEVKENAYDIIVMSNTREKSDIKNILGNVTHKIASNVDIPVLIVN from the coding sequence ATGTATAAGAAAATATTATTAGCTTATGACTTTGATAATTCGTTCAATAACGTCCCTAAAGAATTGGAAAATTTAACCAATGGCGTTGAAAATGCTGAAGTTACAGTATTTAATGTTATTCCAGAAAGTGAACTTGAAACGTCGGTACGTTACGATAATAAGCATTTTGAAGATTTAGCAAACGAGAAGAACGAAGTGCTCTCACCTTTCATTCAACAATTAGAAGCACTCGATTTAACTGTCACGGTTAAATTTAGCGCAGGTTATATTAAACAAGCGATTTTGACTGAAGTGAAGGAAAATGCATATGACATTATCGTAATGAGTAATACGCGTGAAAAATCTGATATCAAGAATATACTTGGTAACGTTACACACAAAATTGCAAGTAATGTTGACATACCTGTATTAATTGTAAATTAG
- a CDS encoding Cof-type HAD-IIB family hydrolase — protein MIKAIAVDKDGTFLKSDHTYDKAYFNRLYQKIVQQNIKFIVASGNQYAQLRSFFPDKVDNITFVAENGAVTYQNDALLTAHYFDQQLIFEVLEMIHQTYHISDVVLSGIHSAYVSDESSDEFLNFIRNYYYDIKKVASFNEITEDHFVKIALRIKDEDLVKQVTNEIEQRYKGKIRAVTSGNDSVDLILPSVNKGVAIKELLKEWDIQQDELLAFGDANNDLEMLGLTIHSYAMANCSDELAAIAKHRAPSNDESGVLQVIERYLQQ, from the coding sequence ATGATAAAAGCAATTGCGGTAGATAAAGATGGTACATTTCTTAAATCTGACCATACCTATGACAAAGCATATTTTAATCGTTTATATCAAAAAATTGTACAGCAAAATATAAAATTTATCGTAGCTAGTGGTAATCAATATGCACAGTTACGCTCATTTTTTCCTGACAAGGTAGATAATATCACTTTTGTAGCAGAAAATGGCGCGGTAACTTATCAAAATGATGCATTGTTGACAGCACATTATTTTGACCAACAACTCATATTTGAAGTTTTAGAAATGATTCATCAAACGTATCATATCAGTGATGTTGTTTTAAGTGGTATACATTCAGCATATGTAAGTGATGAGAGTAGCGACGAATTCCTAAATTTTATACGAAATTATTACTATGATATCAAAAAAGTAGCTTCATTTAATGAAATCACAGAGGATCACTTTGTAAAAATAGCTTTACGGATTAAAGATGAAGACTTGGTTAAGCAAGTGACTAACGAAATAGAACAACGTTATAAAGGGAAGATACGTGCAGTGACAAGTGGAAATGACAGTGTGGATTTAATCTTACCTAGTGTGAATAAAGGCGTTGCGATCAAAGAATTGTTAAAAGAATGGGACATACAGCAAGACGAATTACTCGCGTTTGGTGATGCCAATAATGATTTAGAAATGCTCGGTTTAACCATACATAGTTATGCTATGGCAAATTGCAGTGATGAATTAGCAGCGATTGCAAAACATCGGGCACCGTCTAACGATGAATCAGGTGTTTTACAAGTGATTGAACGATATCTTCAACAATAG
- a CDS encoding ATP-binding cassette domain-containing protein — MTNILEITNLSIADRFGNKLIQHVDLGLKKSKVNVLIGESGSGKSLTARAMVQQIPNTLDMQYDCMTYEHSEMSDMHNLLGKEIGFISQNYTHSFNDHTKLGKQLISIYRQHYKTDKKGAQKIVEQALSWVELNPSQMMSKYRFSLSGGQLARVQIASVLMLNPKVIIADEPIASLDAVTGVSIMNLIKHLAEVHKVTLLLITHNLSHVLDFSDWIHVIKNGEMVESNHIDAFKNNDVKPYSLKLFNSRSRLKKGDYHA, encoded by the coding sequence ATGACTAATATACTAGAAATAACAAATTTATCTATAGCAGATCGTTTTGGTAATAAGCTGATTCAACACGTGGATTTAGGTCTTAAAAAAAGTAAAGTGAATGTCTTAATTGGTGAGAGTGGTTCTGGCAAAAGTTTAACAGCTAGAGCAATGGTCCAACAGATACCGAACACACTAGATATGCAATACGATTGCATGACTTATGAACATAGTGAAATGTCTGATATGCACAATCTTTTAGGTAAAGAAATTGGTTTTATTTCTCAAAACTATACACACAGCTTTAACGATCATACGAAACTTGGGAAACAATTGATTTCTATATATAGACAACATTACAAGACAGATAAAAAAGGTGCGCAAAAAATTGTGGAACAAGCACTATCATGGGTCGAATTAAATCCTTCTCAAATGATGTCAAAGTACCGTTTCAGCCTTTCTGGAGGGCAATTAGCTCGAGTTCAAATTGCTAGCGTATTAATGCTCAATCCTAAGGTCATTATTGCCGATGAACCAATAGCTTCATTAGATGCTGTTACAGGCGTGAGTATTATGAATTTGATTAAACATTTGGCTGAAGTACACAAAGTGACTTTGCTGTTAATAACACATAATCTATCGCATGTATTAGATTTTAGTGACTGGATTCATGTCATTAAAAATGGTGAAATGGTAGAGTCCAATCATATTGATGCTTTTAAAAATAATGATGTTAAACCGTATAGTTTAAAATTATTTAATTCCCGTAGTCGATTAAAGAAAGGGGATTACCATGCTTAA
- a CDS encoding ABC transporter substrate-binding protein, giving the protein MKKLIFPLLALMLILAACGNNSSDDASKKDKKEKTYTQDSGKKVKIPKDPKRIVVLGATYAGGLKELDANIVGVANIVDDSKVLKDKFKDVDKVDAENVESVAKLKPDLIITYNTDKNLKKLNKVAPTIAFDYMKHDYKEQHKELGKIVGKEDKAEDWIKDWEEKTKDDGNEIKDAIGEDTTVSIIKDFDKKIYALGKTYGHGSEILYDSFGLKMPEKVEKATKKNDLADISEEQIPEMSGDYVVTPVAKGADLSFENKDIWKNTEAVKNGKTFKVDEGIYWLNDPYSLDYERKDLKEKLLNH; this is encoded by the coding sequence ATGAAAAAATTAATATTTCCGTTGCTAGCACTGATGTTAATACTAGCGGCGTGTGGCAATAATTCAAGTGATGACGCTTCGAAAAAGGATAAAAAAGAAAAGACGTATACACAAGATTCAGGTAAAAAAGTAAAGATACCTAAAGATCCTAAACGTATCGTAGTGTTAGGTGCAACATATGCAGGTGGATTGAAAGAACTTGATGCAAATATCGTGGGTGTCGCAAACATTGTAGATGATAGTAAAGTGTTAAAAGACAAATTTAAAGATGTTGATAAAGTAGATGCTGAAAATGTTGAAAGTGTAGCGAAACTTAAACCAGATTTGATTATTACATACAACACTGACAAGAATTTGAAAAAATTAAATAAAGTTGCACCAACTATTGCTTTTGATTATATGAAACATGATTATAAAGAACAGCATAAAGAGTTAGGTAAAATTGTAGGTAAAGAAGATAAAGCAGAAGATTGGATTAAAGACTGGGAAGAAAAAACAAAAGATGATGGTAATGAAATTAAAGATGCCATCGGTGAAGATACAACTGTATCTATCATTAAAGATTTCGACAAAAAAATCTATGCATTAGGTAAAACATATGGTCATGGTAGTGAAATTCTATATGATTCATTTGGTTTGAAAATGCCTGAAAAAGTAGAAAAAGCGACTAAGAAAAATGATTTAGCTGATATATCTGAAGAACAAATTCCTGAAATGTCAGGAGATTATGTTGTTACACCAGTTGCCAAAGGTGCAGATTTATCATTCGAAAATAAAGATATTTGGAAAAATACAGAAGCGGTTAAAAATGGTAAAACATTTAAAGTGGATGAAGGTATCTACTGGTTAAATGATCCATATTCATTAGACTATGAACGTAAAGACTTAAAAGAAAAATTATTAAACCATTAG
- the nikB gene encoding nickel ABC transporter permease, whose protein sequence is MLKNILSRIGQMIIVLFVLSTITFILMKLTPGDPIDKILHLDVANVSSDQIEATKAKLGLDQPVIIQYVQWLGQIIQLNFGTSYQTGEPVIKELIYYTPPTLFIAVMTIVVVFVVAIPLGMIAAKYYHTWLDSLIRSVTSFTVSIPSFFLGTILIYVFAQKWNLLPSSGLDTMAGYILPVIALSVGMSAYYVRLMRSNLVELYQSKEVEAARLRGMSERYILWQDLFKPAIIPIITVLGMSVGSLIGGTVVIENLFGIPGIGHFLVDSIQARDYPVVQGAVIMIGFFVVLANTMSDLLLLWIDPKRRYNKPTDIERMKRQDGESL, encoded by the coding sequence ATATTAAAAAATATACTTTCTAGAATTGGACAAATGATCATTGTATTGTTTGTCCTTTCTACTATTACTTTTATTTTAATGAAACTTACGCCAGGAGATCCTATAGATAAAATATTACATTTGGATGTAGCAAATGTTTCAAGTGATCAAATAGAAGCGACTAAAGCAAAACTTGGGCTAGACCAACCCGTAATCATTCAGTATGTGCAATGGCTCGGGCAAATTATCCAATTAAATTTTGGGACCAGTTATCAAACAGGTGAACCCGTTATCAAAGAATTAATTTACTATACACCGCCAACATTATTTATCGCAGTGATGACAATAGTTGTCGTGTTTGTCGTAGCCATACCATTAGGCATGATTGCAGCAAAGTACTATCATACATGGTTAGACAGTTTAATAAGAAGTGTGACATCTTTTACAGTAAGTATACCGTCCTTCTTCTTGGGTACGATATTGATTTATGTGTTTGCGCAAAAGTGGAATCTACTCCCGTCCTCTGGTCTTGATACAATGGCAGGCTATATATTACCAGTCATTGCATTAAGCGTTGGTATGAGTGCATATTACGTAAGGTTAATGCGTTCAAATTTAGTCGAACTCTACCAATCAAAAGAAGTGGAAGCAGCAAGATTAAGAGGGATGTCTGAACGTTATATATTATGGCAAGATTTATTTAAACCAGCAATTATTCCAATCATTACGGTGTTAGGTATGTCTGTGGGCAGTCTAATCGGTGGTACTGTTGTGATAGAAAATTTATTTGGTATACCAGGGATTGGTCATTTTCTTGTAGATAGTATTCAAGCACGTGATTACCCTGTTGTTCAAGGTGCTGTTATCATGATTGGTTTCTTTGTTGTATTAGCAAATACAATGAGTGATTTACTGTTATTATGGATTGATCCCAAGCGACGATATAACAAGCCAACGGATATTGAACGCATGAAACGTCAGGATGGTGAGTCATTATGA
- the nikA gene encoding nickel ABC transporter substrate-binding protein, with protein MKKMVALLATTAIVLAGCSGSGNESKGKTLNVELPLKTTSIAPYETDVPVKIGSAESLFKAGANGKVQKLLVDTYNQKSPTQLDLKLKDDIKFQNGKKVTGQAVKASLEESIKKSDLVKGSLPIKEIKVDGQNVSITTKEAYPELVSELASPFSAIYDTKADSDVTKAPVGTGPYQIKDYKQSQNIKLDQFKDYWQGKPKLDHVNVTYQEDGNARSSDLSSGKADVITDVPVEKEKTLNQGDKTTTSSVSGFRTSLIMYNHTSKKMTKPVREALDKVVDRESIAKNVSKNHATPATGPFNTKLDFIDKQQVQKQDIDEAKKIMAAQGYTKAHPLKLTVSTYNGRPELPKMAQVLQSDAKKANIDITIRNVDDIEGYLKDKSQWDASMYSFGTIPRGDTGYFFNQAYKPEGAINAGGYDNAKVTKLIDQFNKTVDKTERNRLTNEIIDITDKDKANSYLTYMDNIVGMNKKVKNLKATPEGIYLIDYKVDKAK; from the coding sequence ATGAAAAAAATGGTCGCACTATTAGCAACAACAGCGATTGTGTTGGCAGGTTGCAGTGGATCAGGTAATGAATCAAAAGGTAAAACGTTGAATGTCGAATTGCCACTAAAGACAACTTCTATAGCACCTTACGAAACAGATGTACCTGTTAAGATAGGCTCAGCAGAATCACTATTTAAAGCAGGTGCGAATGGTAAAGTACAAAAACTTTTAGTAGATACGTATAACCAGAAATCACCAACGCAATTAGATTTGAAATTAAAAGATGACATTAAATTTCAAAATGGTAAAAAAGTAACGGGCCAAGCTGTAAAGGCGAGTCTTGAGGAAAGTATAAAAAAAAGTGATCTCGTTAAAGGCTCATTACCAATTAAAGAAATTAAAGTAGATGGCCAAAATGTAAGTATCACTACCAAAGAGGCTTATCCTGAATTAGTATCTGAATTGGCTAGTCCATTTTCGGCTATTTACGATACAAAAGCGGATAGTGATGTAACGAAAGCGCCTGTTGGTACGGGACCATACCAAATTAAAGATTACAAACAATCTCAAAATATTAAACTAGATCAATTTAAGGATTATTGGCAAGGTAAACCAAAATTAGACCATGTAAATGTTACATATCAAGAAGATGGTAATGCGCGTTCAAGTGATCTAAGTTCAGGCAAAGCCGATGTCATCACAGATGTGCCAGTCGAAAAAGAAAAAACATTAAATCAAGGTGATAAAACGACAACATCTTCAGTTTCTGGATTTAGAACGTCCTTGATCATGTATAACCACACAAGTAAAAAAATGACGAAACCGGTGCGTGAAGCCCTTGACAAAGTTGTGGATAGAGAAAGCATTGCTAAAAATGTCTCCAAGAATCATGCGACACCTGCCACTGGGCCATTTAATACAAAATTAGATTTTATTGATAAACAACAGGTACAAAAGCAAGATATTGATGAAGCTAAAAAAATAATGGCAGCGCAAGGCTACACGAAAGCACATCCTTTAAAACTAACGGTATCAACATATAACGGACGTCCAGAGCTTCCAAAAATGGCTCAAGTACTTCAATCAGATGCTAAAAAAGCAAATATTGATATTACGATTCGTAACGTAGATGATATTGAGGGTTATCTTAAAGACAAGAGCCAATGGGATGCATCAATGTATAGCTTTGGAACGATTCCTAGAGGTGATACGGGTTATTTCTTTAATCAAGCGTATAAGCCTGAGGGTGCAATCAATGCAGGTGGATATGACAATGCGAAAGTAACCAAACTGATTGATCAATTCAATAAAACAGTTGATAAAACTGAACGTAATCGACTAACTAATGAAATTATCGATATTACAGATAAAGATAAAGCCAATAGTTATCTTACTTATATGGATAATATTGTCGGTATGAATAAAAAAGTTAAAAACTTAAAAGCAACGCCTGAAGGCATTTATCTCATTGATTATAAGGTTGATAAAGCGAAATGA
- a CDS encoding VOC family protein, which translates to MNIQSSWLNLPVKDLKASATFFENIGFTIKKNEAVLDKMRGIETADHKIIMLIEQGQFEKVAQQSDIVRHEALVSVSVKEAAEVDDLLNHVETAGGKVLQRGTKHEGFYGGLFSDIDGHLFNIIAM; encoded by the coding sequence ATGAATATACAATCATCATGGCTTAATTTACCAGTAAAAGATTTAAAAGCGAGTGCGACTTTCTTTGAAAATATTGGGTTTACGATTAAAAAGAATGAAGCTGTTTTAGACAAAATGAGAGGTATTGAAACAGCAGATCATAAAATCATTATGTTAATTGAGCAAGGTCAATTTGAAAAAGTGGCGCAACAATCTGATATAGTTAGACATGAAGCATTGGTTTCAGTTTCTGTAAAAGAGGCAGCAGAGGTAGATGACTTATTAAATCATGTTGAAACAGCAGGTGGAAAAGTACTTCAACGTGGTACAAAACATGAAGGCTTTTATGGTGGTCTATTTAGCGATATTGATGGACACTTATTTAATATTATCGCAATGTAA
- a CDS encoding MarR family winged helix-turn-helix transcriptional regulator, whose translation MKKQQKIDNWVQLTKYVNYIDTMIEKKLKQEYNLSVKEFYVLYEIYKAKGKKYKINDLIKIVDLSQSAMSRLIVRIEKPTKALVVRQECLEDHRAMYIYLTEEGQDITEKALNTYESLISKVSFSNIRKLSQIDSID comes from the coding sequence ATGAAAAAACAACAGAAAATTGATAATTGGGTACAGCTCACGAAATATGTAAACTATATCGATACGATGATTGAGAAAAAATTGAAGCAAGAATACAATTTGAGTGTAAAAGAATTTTATGTGTTGTATGAGATTTACAAAGCTAAAGGGAAAAAATATAAAATTAATGATTTGATTAAAATTGTAGATTTAAGCCAAAGTGCAATGTCACGTTTAATCGTAAGAATAGAAAAGCCAACGAAAGCATTAGTAGTGAGACAAGAATGTCTTGAAGATCACCGGGCGATGTATATTTATTTAACTGAGGAAGGGCAGGACATTACTGAAAAAGCTTTGAACACGTATGAAAGTCTAATCTCAAAAGTGAGCTTTTCTAATATTCGTAAGCTTTCTCAAATAGATAGTATAGATTAA
- the yut gene encoding urea transporter, with protein sequence MDAIRIVLKNISQVLLLNNAWTGLFILLGLFIGSWKVGVMALIASVIALLLAKRTNYSEEEINTGLSGFNPVLTAIALTLFLVPKWYSLIIILVAIIITMPIGSAFREFFKPFGVPMLTMPYVFVSWLILLMSFQFKFVNADVNILPNAIQEIQFSGHHIQFINAFLSGFSEIFLLKSVLAGTLILIGIFIASRKAGVYAIVANLIGFLAVIVLGANHDQINEGLFGYNVILTVLALGIAFRTRIQRPISIVLGILLTVVIHAGMTTLLTPYGLPVFTLPFIIATWIMLFAGNQMKAQEI encoded by the coding sequence GTGGATGCGATTCGAATTGTATTGAAGAATATCTCACAAGTACTACTGCTAAATAATGCATGGACGGGATTATTTATTTTGCTAGGGTTATTTATAGGTAGCTGGAAGGTGGGTGTGATGGCACTCATAGCGAGCGTCATTGCATTGTTACTAGCAAAAAGGACTAATTATTCAGAAGAAGAAATCAATACAGGATTATCAGGTTTTAATCCAGTATTAACAGCAATTGCATTGACATTATTTTTAGTGCCAAAATGGTACAGTTTAATTATTATTTTAGTTGCAATCATCATTACGATGCCAATCGGTTCTGCATTTAGAGAGTTCTTTAAACCTTTTGGTGTACCTATGTTAACGATGCCTTATGTGTTCGTAAGTTGGCTCATTTTACTCATGTCATTTCAATTTAAATTCGTAAATGCTGATGTAAATATTCTTCCCAATGCGATACAGGAAATTCAATTTTCGGGTCATCATATTCAATTTATCAATGCTTTTTTATCCGGATTTAGTGAAATATTTTTATTGAAAAGTGTGTTAGCGGGCACGTTAATATTAATTGGCATTTTTATAGCATCTAGAAAAGCGGGTGTTTATGCGATAGTAGCCAATTTAATAGGATTTTTAGCAGTGATTGTATTAGGTGCAAATCATGATCAAATTAATGAAGGTTTATTCGGCTATAATGTGATACTCACTGTGTTAGCGCTAGGCATAGCGTTTCGAACTAGAATACAACGACCAATTAGTATCGTTTTAGGTATATTGCTGACTGTGGTAATCCATGCAGGTATGACGACATTATTAACACCCTATGGACTCCCTGTCTTTACACTGCCGTTTATTATCGCAACGTGGATAATGCTATTTGCGGGTAATCAAATGAAAGCGCAAGAAATATAA